A single Xiphias gladius isolate SHS-SW01 ecotype Sanya breed wild chromosome 22, ASM1685928v1, whole genome shotgun sequence DNA region contains:
- the ccdc12 gene encoding coiled-coil domain-containing protein 12 translates to MERNVGSLQEQALKRKERLKALRDKQLHGREQEDGEPEKKKSSLEETTEEKHRDLKLRNYTPEDEELKERQVPKAKPASVEDKVKDQLEAANPEPIIEEVDLANLAPRKPDWDLKRDVAKKLEKLERRTQRAIAELIRDRLRGSEEELAGAVGAVGVEEGDSD, encoded by the exons ATGGAGCGAAATGTCGGGTCCCTTCAGGAGCAGGCcctgaagagaaaagagaggttAAAAGCACTAAGAGATAAACAGCTTCAT GGGCGAGAGCAAGAAGATGGGGagccagagaagaaaaaatcttCATTAGAGGAGACTACGGAGGAGAAGCACAG AGATCTGAAGCTGAGGAATTACACCCCAGAGGATGAAGAGCTGAAGGAGAGGCAGGTACCTAAAGCCAAACCGGCATCAG TGGAGGATAAAGTTAAAGACCAGTTAGAGGCAGCAAATCCAGAGCCCATCATTGAAGAAGTG gATTTGGCCAACCTTGCCCCGAGAAAACCAGACTG GGACCTGAAACGAGATGTGGCAAAGAAACTGGAGAAGTTGGAGAGGAGAACACAGAGAGCCATCGCTGAGCTCATCC ggGATCGTCTGCGAGGCAGCGAGGAGGAGTTGGCTGGGGCGGTGGGAGCAGTaggagtggaggagggagaCTCAGACTGA